Proteins co-encoded in one Brassica rapa cultivar Chiifu-401-42 chromosome A02, CAAS_Brap_v3.01, whole genome shotgun sequence genomic window:
- the LOC103854526 gene encoding acetyl-CoA acetyltransferase, cytosolic 1-like isoform X1 — MKRLQYHIKFLQVSCLTFTHVKKASTYLCSFLMAHSADSVNPRDVCIVGVARTPMGGFLGSISSLPATKLGSVAIAAALKRANVDPSLVQEVVFGNVLSANLGQAPARQAALGAGISNSVICTTVNKVCASGMKAVMLAAQSIQLGINDVVVAGGMESMSNTPKYLAEARKGSRFGHDSLVDGMLKDGLWDVYNDCGMGSCAELCAEKFEITRDQQDDYAVQSFERGIAAQEAGAFTWEIVPVEVSGGRGRPSTIVDKDEGLGKFDAAKLRKLRPSFKESGGTVTAGNASSISDGAAALVLVSGEKALQLGLQVIAKVKGYGDAAQEPEFFTTAPALAIPKAIAHAGLESSQVDYYEINEAFAVVALANQKLLGITSEKVNVNGGAVSLGHPLGCSGARILITLLGILKNRNGKYGVGGVCNGGGGASAIVLELV; from the exons ATGAAAAGGTTACAATATCATATCAAGTTTTTACAGGTCTCTTGTTTGACTTTCACTCACGTTAAAAAAGCTTCAACCTATCTTTGTAGTTTTCTGATGGCTCATTCAGCAGATTCCGTCAATCCAAGAG ATGTTTGCATCGTGGGTGTTGCACGCACTCCAATGGGTGGCTTTCTCGGATCTATCTCGTCCTTACCTGCTACAAAGCTTGGATCCGTAGCTATTGCAG CTGCTCTGAAGAGAGCGAATGTTGACCCGTCTCTGGTCCAAGAAGTTGTATTTGGGAATGTTCTTAGTGCTAATTTAGGTCAAGCTCCTGCTCGTCAGGCTGCTTTAGGTGCAGGAATCTCTAACTCTGTTATTTGTACTACAGTCAACAAGGTTTGTGCTTCAGGCATGAAAG CGGTGATGCTTGCTGCCCAGAGTATCCAGCTGGGTATCAATGACGTAGTTGTGGCGGGTGGCATGGAAAGCATGTCTAATACACCAAAGTATCTTGCAGAAGCAAG GAAAGGATCTAGATTTGGTCATGATTCACTAGTAGATGGAATGCTAAAGGATGGACTATGGGATGTCTATAACGACTGTGGGATGGGAAGTTGTGCAGAGTTATGCGCCGAGAAATTTGAGATAACGAGGGACCAACAA GATGACTACGCTGTTCAGAGTTTTGAGCGTGGTATTGCTGCCCAGGAAGCTGGTGCCTTCACATGGGAAATCGTCCCG GTTGAAGTTTCTGGAGGTAGGGGTAGGCCATCAACCATTGTTGACAAGGACGAAGGTCTTGGGAAG TTTGATGCTGCAAAATTGAGGAAACTCCGTCCGAGTTTCAAGGAGAGTGGAGGCACTGTTACAGCTGGAAATGCGTCTAGCATAAG TGATGGTGCAGCTGCCCTTGTCCTTGTTAGTGGAGAGAAGGCGCTTCAGCTAGGACTTCAAGTAATCGCAAAAGTTAAAGGTTATGGTGATGCAGCTCAG GAACCGGAGTTTTTCACTACTGCTCCTGCTCTGGCAATACCAAAAGCTATCGCACATGCTGGTTTGGAATCTTCTCAAGTCGATTACTATGAGATCAATGAAGCATTTGCA GTTGTAGCACTCGCAAATCAGAAGCTACTTGGGATTACATCG GAGAAGGTGAATGTAAATGGAGGAGCTGTCTCTTTAGGACATCCTCTAGGCTGTAGTGGGGCTCGTATTCTAATCACATTGCTTGGGATACTAAAGAATAGAAACGGCAAGTATGGTGTGGGAGGAGTGTGTAACGGTGGAGGAGGTGCTTCTGCTATTGTTCTTGAACTTGTTTGA
- the LOC103854526 gene encoding acetyl-CoA acetyltransferase, cytosolic 1-like isoform X2, with translation MAHSADSVNPRDVCIVGVARTPMGGFLGSISSLPATKLGSVAIAAALKRANVDPSLVQEVVFGNVLSANLGQAPARQAALGAGISNSVICTTVNKVCASGMKAVMLAAQSIQLGINDVVVAGGMESMSNTPKYLAEARKGSRFGHDSLVDGMLKDGLWDVYNDCGMGSCAELCAEKFEITRDQQDDYAVQSFERGIAAQEAGAFTWEIVPVEVSGGRGRPSTIVDKDEGLGKFDAAKLRKLRPSFKESGGTVTAGNASSISDGAAALVLVSGEKALQLGLQVIAKVKGYGDAAQEPEFFTTAPALAIPKAIAHAGLESSQVDYYEINEAFAVVALANQKLLGITSEKVNVNGGAVSLGHPLGCSGARILITLLGILKNRNGKYGVGGVCNGGGGASAIVLELV, from the exons ATGGCTCATTCAGCAGATTCCGTCAATCCAAGAG ATGTTTGCATCGTGGGTGTTGCACGCACTCCAATGGGTGGCTTTCTCGGATCTATCTCGTCCTTACCTGCTACAAAGCTTGGATCCGTAGCTATTGCAG CTGCTCTGAAGAGAGCGAATGTTGACCCGTCTCTGGTCCAAGAAGTTGTATTTGGGAATGTTCTTAGTGCTAATTTAGGTCAAGCTCCTGCTCGTCAGGCTGCTTTAGGTGCAGGAATCTCTAACTCTGTTATTTGTACTACAGTCAACAAGGTTTGTGCTTCAGGCATGAAAG CGGTGATGCTTGCTGCCCAGAGTATCCAGCTGGGTATCAATGACGTAGTTGTGGCGGGTGGCATGGAAAGCATGTCTAATACACCAAAGTATCTTGCAGAAGCAAG GAAAGGATCTAGATTTGGTCATGATTCACTAGTAGATGGAATGCTAAAGGATGGACTATGGGATGTCTATAACGACTGTGGGATGGGAAGTTGTGCAGAGTTATGCGCCGAGAAATTTGAGATAACGAGGGACCAACAA GATGACTACGCTGTTCAGAGTTTTGAGCGTGGTATTGCTGCCCAGGAAGCTGGTGCCTTCACATGGGAAATCGTCCCG GTTGAAGTTTCTGGAGGTAGGGGTAGGCCATCAACCATTGTTGACAAGGACGAAGGTCTTGGGAAG TTTGATGCTGCAAAATTGAGGAAACTCCGTCCGAGTTTCAAGGAGAGTGGAGGCACTGTTACAGCTGGAAATGCGTCTAGCATAAG TGATGGTGCAGCTGCCCTTGTCCTTGTTAGTGGAGAGAAGGCGCTTCAGCTAGGACTTCAAGTAATCGCAAAAGTTAAAGGTTATGGTGATGCAGCTCAG GAACCGGAGTTTTTCACTACTGCTCCTGCTCTGGCAATACCAAAAGCTATCGCACATGCTGGTTTGGAATCTTCTCAAGTCGATTACTATGAGATCAATGAAGCATTTGCA GTTGTAGCACTCGCAAATCAGAAGCTACTTGGGATTACATCG GAGAAGGTGAATGTAAATGGAGGAGCTGTCTCTTTAGGACATCCTCTAGGCTGTAGTGGGGCTCGTATTCTAATCACATTGCTTGGGATACTAAAGAATAGAAACGGCAAGTATGGTGTGGGAGGAGTGTGTAACGGTGGAGGAGGTGCTTCTGCTATTGTTCTTGAACTTGTTTGA
- the LOC103854528 gene encoding zinc finger protein CONSTANS-LIKE 10: MGYMCDFCNEQRSMVYCRSDAACLCLSCDRNVHSANALSKRHSRTLICERCNAQPASVRCSDERVSLCQNCDWSNHNNDATSQHKRQSINCYSGCPSSEELASIWSFCMDLDFSSAGQSACEQEMGLMTIDEGTGEDKPGVQNVNLDQPGTSSALAKDIGVSEDDFCGNLMMDEVDLAFEKYDELFGTAYNSSKDLFEHGGIGSLFEKHEGSKAMQQPAGSNAASEDSFMTCRTEPIICFSSQPAHSNISFSVVMGDSNAGDFQDCGASSMQKLSREIITSQEETNASSHATTRNNAVLRYKEKKKARKFDKRVRYVSRKERADVRRRVKGRFVKSGEAYDYDPMSPARSY; encoded by the exons ATGGGTTACATGTGTGACTTCTGTAATGAGCAAAGATCAATGGTGTATTGCCGCTCCGATGCAGCGTGCTTGTGTCTCTCTTGTGACCGTAACGTTCACTCGGCTAACGCTTTATCTAAGCGTCATTCTCGGACTTTGATATGTGAGCGGTGCAATGCTCAGCCAGCGTCTGTTCGGTGTAGCGATGAGAGGGTTTCTCTCTGTCAAAACTGTGACTGGTCAAACCACAACAATGATGCTACTTCACAACATAAAAGGCAATCCATCAACTGCTATTCTGGTTGTCCTTCTAGTGAGGAACTTGCCTCCATATGGTCTTTCTGTATGGATTTGGATTTCTCTTCTGCTGGACAGTCTGCGTGTGAGCAAGAAATGGGTTTGATGACTATAGATGAAGGCACAGGAGAGGATAAACCAGGCGTACAAAATGTTAATTTAGATCAGCCTGGAACCAGTTCTGCATTGGCTAAG GATATTGGAGTATCAGAAGATGATTTTTGTGGCAATCTCATGATGGATGAAGTGGACTTGGCTTTTGAGAAGTATGACGAGCTCTTTGGCACAGCTTACAACTCTTCAAAAGATCTTTTTGAACATGGTGGAATAGGAAGTCTTTTCGAGAAACATGAAGGCTCAAAGGCAATGCAACAGCCAGCAGGAAGCAATGCTGCGTCTGAAGATTCTTTCATGACTTGTAGAACCGAGCCAATCATTTGCTTCTCATCACAGCCAGCTCATTCGAATATATCTTTCTCTGTCGTCATGGGAGATAGTAATGCTGGAGATTTCCAGGATTGTGGGGCGTCATCTATGCAGAAGCTTTCGAGAGAGATAATAACATCACAGGAGGAGACTAATGCTTCCTCACATGCAACTACACGTAACAATGCTGTTTTGCGTTATAAGGAAAAGAAGAAGGCTCGCAA GTTTGACAAGAGAGTGAGGTATGTCTCTAGGAAAGAAAGGGCTGATGTGAGGAGGCGTGTGAAGGGACGGTTTGTCAAGTCAGGTGAAGCTTATGATTACGACCCGATGAGCCCAGCAAGAAGCTATTGA